CCAAAAAGTCTGCCAGCACATTACCTTGCGGATCGCAGTAAGCGGAAATCTGTGCGTGGTGATCATCGACCTTGTTAATGTCACTGGTTAACTGCGCCTGCAAAAACTGTTGCGCTTCAGAACCTGCCACCTTGATCAAGGCTTGGTGGGTCAGGCTGGTAACCACAGGCCCGTTTTTAATGAGAATACGCTCTAGTTCGGCATGACCAAAAGTGGTGATTTTGCCGTGTTCGTCAAATTGTGCATTTTGTTCGGCCAGATGTTCTGCCCAGATTGGATCTAGTTGCGTATTTGCTGTCATGTTTGTAGACCTTTTGAAGACCATTAGGATTACGATTTTTTAATTTGTGCGTGATGATACCTAACTGACGTTAAATAACAAGTTATCTATCTTTAAGTCGTTGCCGTTTCATCATTTTGTAGAATTTTTTATAGGGATAAAATATTTTTTCTCAAGAGTTTGAAGGCATTTAGTTGTCATGTCGGTTTAAATTTCATTGAATTTAATGGGTGTACTCAGTAATATGGATAAATATTATTTGACGGCTTTGCCAAACAGAAAACTAGCCCTAGGCTTAATTGGACAATAGTGGCGTCAAGTTCTGGTTTTATTATGGAGAATGCTTGTGGCAACGACTAAGCAAGAGTTTTTGACCTTTATCTTGGGTAAAGAAGAGTTCGGTGTAGAGATTCAGCGAGTTCAGGAAATCCGTGGCTGGGAAAAGCCGAGACCTTTACCTAATGTACCGGTTTATGTAAAAGGGGTGATCGACCTGCGCGGTACGGTTGTTCCGATTATCGATTTGCGTGAACGTTTTAAGTTACCTGCCAGTTATGGCGGTACCACGGTTGTTATCGTTGTCCATGTGATTACCTCTTTGGGAGAGCGTATTGTCGGTTTGGTGGTTGATGCCGTTTCTGATGTGCACAGCTTCGATATGAGCAGTCTGCAGCCGCCACCGGATATCTCAGCGTCATTGGATAACCAGTTTATGTTGGGGTTAACCTCGATTAAGCCGGAAGAAGCGCAAAGTGCCGCCGGCAATGTCAATTCCAATGCCGAAGATAAGCCGACCAAGTCAAGAATGGTGATTCTGGTTGATTTGGATAAGTTGGCATCGGATGGTCTGATTGAAAAGATCGACGAGAATGAAGAGGATGAGAATCTGCCGGTTAGAAACGGCTAAAGTTGTTTTCTTATTCAATACAAAAAAACCGGCTTATGCCGGTTTTTTTGTCTGTCGATTGGCTTGTTGCCTAATCGTTTGAGTAGGTAACGCAGTTACGGTCGTTTTCCCAAACGGTAATGCTGTGCATGGCAACCGCGTCTGTACTGATGCGTTTATTGATTTCATCAAACAGGTAAACCGCGATGTTCTCAGCGGTAGGGTTAACTTCTTGGAAGTGCTCATGATCATTTAAAAAGCTATGATCGAGTTCTTTGATCACTTCTTTGGCGTGGCGTTTGATCTCTTTAAAATCGATAACCATACCGATCTCGTTCAGTTTTTCACCTCTGACCTGAACTTCGATTTTCCAGTTATGTCCATGCAGTTTTGCACAATCACCCGGATAACCTCTTAGGCTATGGGCGGAAGCAAAATCTAACAAGGTTTTTAAAACAAAGCGTTGAGCCATAACTGTTTCTATCTCTTAAGTAAGTCAAGCAAGCCGATTAATTTGCCAGCTTAGAATATTTAGCGCCTTATTCAACGGTTTTGCAAATGTATTGATTGGCAAGCTCTCGTCGATTGGAGTACTAAAGCATGTGTTGTCATTAAAGGCCACGGATTATAATGAAATCCACGGGGGATGCAAGTTTAAACTCCCTAAGTGGCTGAAAAATTTATTGTTTTATCGTGGTTTTTACGCTTTATTTCAAGCATCTAGCCGATCAATGATCGCGCGAGCCGATATAGTCGATCAGATCGGCAATAAATGGATGTTTGAAAGCGCTGTTGCTCAATAAGTTTTTCGCTTCATTAAGCAGCTCATCACGATACTGCTTGGCCTTGTCTAAGCCCATCAGTTTTGGATAGGTCGATTTATCGTTGAGCTGGTCGCTGCCTTGCGGTTTGCCAAGGGTTTCGGTGCTTGATTCAATGTCGATAATATCGTCGTGTACCTGAAAGGCCAGACCAATCAGCTCGCCGAGCTGCCATAAAGCCGGTTTCAGGGTCGCATAATCTTGATGATGAATGGCACCAATCAGTAAAGCACACTGGATGAGGCGGGCGGTTTTCAAAATATGCAGCGTTTTCAGCTGCTGCAGATCAACAGGCTGTTCTTCGGCACGAAGATCGAGCATCTGCCCGCCAATCATACCTAAGGGGCCACTGGTCGCGCTGAGTAGATGCAGGATTTCAACCTTGTGTTCCGCATCGAGTGTTTCATCCTCGCTGACCAATTGGAAAGCCAGGCTCTGCTGCGCATCACCAACCAATATCGCCGTGGCTTCGTCAAACTGAATATGGCAGGTTGGTTGACCTCTGCGCAGATCATCGTCATCCATCGCCGGCAAGTCGTCATGAACCAAAGAGTAGCTATGAATCAGTTCCAAAGCGGCGGCGGCACTATCGATGTATTGCAATTCAATCTGTAAAGCGTCGGCAATAGCATAAGCCAAAGCGGGTCTGACACGTTTACCATTGTTCATGGTGGCGTAACGAATCGCATCAAACAGCGGGTGTCGGTCACCGATTTGGCGTTCTGAGAATTGGCTGATGGCTCTTTCCAGAACCAGATTGATACGCATTTGATAGGCGCTTAATTGTGTTTGCAACGCTAAACTCCATTTACAATAAAAAAGGCCGTCAAAGACGGCCTTTTAAATCCAGTCAGCAATGCTGACCTGTGGGCAGATAGCATTATTTTAGCCTTTAAAGCGAGCTAAATAAATAGCCGTGGGTTGAGCGCATTGATGTAAGCTTTATAGCGCGGTTTGTGTCAGGGTTTAAAAAACAAATTTGACTATCAAGTTATTCGACTATCATTATGAAAATTAAAGCTTTAGCATTTTCTAGCCGATAATACTAATATGGTATGGTGAATATATGGGTTATCGAACGTTTTTCGATGAACGCTCTATAACCGTTGCTAAAATTGGTCATTTATTTCGGCAGGTAAGCGAATGTTTATGGTTTATAGCCCAGAAGGGCAAAGCTTTATTGGCGCAGCGCAAAATCTGCCGGTATTGAAGGTGGATCCCGCTAAGCGCATTAACCGGGTGGAAGACACTGAACTGGGGGGCGTCAAGGTCGATGTTAAGGGTTCTAATAGCAGCCAGAAAAAAGAAGCCTTGAACGCCTATAAAAAGAATCAGCAAAACAGCGGTGAGCGCCGTGTCATTGTCAGAGTGGCTGAGATCATGAGCACGCCTGTCATTAGCGTTCAATCCAATGCTAGCCTGGAGAATGCTTGGGCATTGATGCAAAAGCACAATATTAAACATTTACCGGTATTGGATGTCGATTCACTGGTCGGGATTTGTTCGCAGACCGATTTGCTGGCGCGTATGCTGGTCGATCGAGACGGGCAGATAGAAGGGGTCAAACGAGAGACGGTGGCGCAGGTTATGCATCCGCAGGTCATTACCACCACTGCAGAAACCGAAATTCGCCATGTCGCCCAGGTGTTGACCGA
Above is a window of Thiomicrorhabdus sediminis DNA encoding:
- a CDS encoding chemotaxis protein CheW, whose translation is MLVATTKQEFLTFILGKEEFGVEIQRVQEIRGWEKPRPLPNVPVYVKGVIDLRGTVVPIIDLRERFKLPASYGGTTVVIVVHVITSLGERIVGLVVDAVSDVHSFDMSSLQPPPDISASLDNQFMLGLTSIKPEEAQSAAGNVNSNAEDKPTKSRMVILVDLDKLASDGLIEKIDENEEDENLPVRNG
- the queD gene encoding 6-carboxytetrahydropterin synthase QueD yields the protein MAQRFVLKTLLDFASAHSLRGYPGDCAKLHGHNWKIEVQVRGEKLNEIGMVIDFKEIKRHAKEVIKELDHSFLNDHEHFQEVNPTAENIAVYLFDEINKRISTDAVAMHSITVWENDRNCVTYSND
- a CDS encoding polyprenyl synthetase family protein, with the protein product MQTQLSAYQMRINLVLERAISQFSERQIGDRHPLFDAIRYATMNNGKRVRPALAYAIADALQIELQYIDSAAAALELIHSYSLVHDDLPAMDDDDLRRGQPTCHIQFDEATAILVGDAQQSLAFQLVSEDETLDAEHKVEILHLLSATSGPLGMIGGQMLDLRAEEQPVDLQQLKTLHILKTARLIQCALLIGAIHHQDYATLKPALWQLGELIGLAFQVHDDIIDIESSTETLGKPQGSDQLNDKSTYPKLMGLDKAKQYRDELLNEAKNLLSNSAFKHPFIADLIDYIGSRDH
- a CDS encoding HPP family protein, translated to MFMVYSPEGQSFIGAAQNLPVLKVDPAKRINRVEDTELGGVKVDVKGSNSSQKKEALNAYKKNQQNSGERRVIVRVAEIMSTPVISVQSNASLENAWALMQKHNIKHLPVLDVDSLVGICSQTDLLARMLVDRDGQIEGVKRETVAQVMHPQVITTTAETEIRHVAQVLTEFDVDSLVILNDYQKLLGIVTEKDLITRLAQEPPIEIYT